A region from the Chitinophaga sp. Cy-1792 genome encodes:
- a CDS encoding thioredoxin family protein, with amino-acid sequence MQTTNKVVSAAEWDLARKALLMKEKEFTRQRDQLAAARQEMPWVRIDKQYTFEGPAGKETLADLFEGRSQLIIVHFMFGPDWEEGCPGCSFNADSIDGTLPHLNNHDVSLVVVSRAPLEKIRKFQQRMGWKFKWVSSYGSDFNYDFNVSFTPEQIAAGDTYYNYQKGVGAADELPGMSSFYKDDQGHIYHTYSSYARGTEIMVNTYNYLDIAPLGRNERHDGPHPMSWIRHHDKYEPQPANTGKSSCCH; translated from the coding sequence ATGCAAACGACAAACAAAGTAGTATCAGCTGCAGAATGGGACCTCGCCCGCAAAGCGCTGTTGATGAAGGAAAAGGAGTTCACCCGCCAGCGCGACCAGCTTGCAGCAGCGCGCCAGGAAATGCCCTGGGTGCGGATCGATAAGCAATATACTTTTGAAGGCCCTGCAGGCAAAGAAACCCTTGCTGATCTTTTCGAAGGACGCAGTCAGTTAATTATTGTTCATTTTATGTTTGGGCCTGATTGGGAAGAAGGTTGTCCGGGCTGTTCCTTTAATGCAGACAGTATTGACGGAACGCTGCCACATCTCAACAATCATGATGTTTCGCTGGTAGTGGTTTCCAGGGCTCCATTGGAGAAGATCAGGAAATTTCAGCAACGTATGGGCTGGAAATTCAAATGGGTATCTTCCTATGGCAGTGATTTCAATTACGACTTCAATGTATCGTTTACCCCTGAACAGATTGCAGCCGGCGACACCTATTACAACTATCAGAAAGGAGTTGGCGCTGCAGATGAATTACCCGGCATGAGTTCCTTTTACAAGGACGACCAGGGCCATATCTATCATACCTATTCATCTTATGCAAGGGGCACGGAGATAATGGTTAATACGTATAATTATCTGGATATCGCACCATTGGGTAGAAATGAGCGTCACGACGGGCCTCATCCTATGAGCTGGATCCGACACCACGATAAATATGAGCCACAGCCTGCAAATACGGGCAAGAGCAGCTGTTGTCATTAA
- a CDS encoding GNAT family N-acetyltransferase: MTRTIHYADTDETILACTDAIVALRPHLQGVDFLPQIKEMQEEEGYMLIYVTADEKPDEVAAIAGFRRLNKLLGGKHIYIDDLSTLPKHQKKGYASDLLEHIRELAEKQGLGSVRLTSGHTLAPAHRLYMNHGFFISAHSFMLKLTDNF; encoded by the coding sequence ATGACACGTACTATCCATTACGCAGACACAGATGAAACTATACTTGCCTGCACAGACGCAATTGTAGCATTGCGTCCGCATTTGCAGGGAGTTGATTTTTTACCGCAGATAAAAGAGATGCAGGAAGAAGAAGGCTATATGCTGATCTATGTAACTGCAGACGAAAAACCCGATGAAGTAGCGGCCATTGCAGGTTTCAGGCGACTGAACAAACTATTGGGCGGTAAACACATCTATATCGATGACCTGTCTACGCTGCCAAAGCACCAGAAAAAAGGCTATGCCAGTGATTTACTGGAACATATCAGGGAGCTGGCAGAGAAGCAGGGACTGGGCAGTGTAAGGCTGACTTCCGGCCATACGCTGGCGCCTGCGCACCGGTTGTATATGAACCATGGCTTTTTTATCTCTGCGCATAGCTTTATGTTAAAGCTTACTGATAACTTTTAG
- a CDS encoding carboxymuconolactone decarboxylase family protein, which translates to MESRFNLTEVLPEGYKALRALEVFNATNSSLTHTQQELIKLRASQINKCAFCLAMHARDARKYGETEERIYLLNAWRETSIYTPEERALLAMTEEVTDISQHGLSTATYDEVVKHFGLETTAEILLNIIMINSWNRLAISLHYQPVL; encoded by the coding sequence ATGGAATCCAGATTTAATTTAACAGAGGTATTGCCAGAAGGGTACAAAGCTTTACGTGCATTGGAAGTATTTAATGCCACCAACAGCTCACTGACACATACGCAGCAGGAACTGATCAAGCTGCGAGCCTCACAGATCAACAAGTGCGCTTTTTGTCTGGCGATGCATGCCAGGGATGCCCGCAAATATGGAGAAACGGAGGAGCGTATTTACCTGTTGAATGCCTGGAGAGAGACCTCCATTTATACACCGGAAGAGCGTGCATTGCTGGCCATGACGGAAGAAGTAACGGATATCAGCCAGCACGGCCTTTCGACAGCCACCTATGATGAAGTAGTCAAGCACTTTGGTTTGGAAACTACGGCAGAGATATTACTCAATATTATTATGATCAACAGCTGGAATCGCCTGGCGATCTCCCTGCATTATCAGCCTGTCCTTTAA
- a CDS encoding PLP-dependent aminotransferase family protein: MLPYKTLILLDKNAPQAIYLQVANRIIALIREGNLQPGTYLPGSRIMADVLGLHRKTIVAAYEELVSQDWLMAIPRKGMMVATNLPEIKPRTFQPQHDAYGEEPGFGYKKIPVISLPSIKKSPKRLIINDGFPDIRLAPMDEWIKECRSVIGQPYHRKIMVTSPPFGNLNLRQEMVHYLAASRGLNIKTANIMVTRGAQMSIYLAASLVINKGDNVIVGTPNYFFADLAFEQLGANLLQVPVDENGLDIDAVEKLCATKKIKLLYIIPHHHHPTTVTLSAERRMKLLALIRKYKLAVIEDDYDYDFHYASAPILPLASADHGGNVIYVGSFTKSLGLSLRIGFMIAPARFIENAAAMRRLMDLGGDNLVEEALANMLANGTINRHLKKANKYYWERRDLAGQLLQEKLGKYTQFRLPTGGMAIWLSFNKKYPLPAIAARAAEQGLVMSDGSSYSHMSKPLNALRFGFASLHEKELHTVTDILAAVLKRRL, encoded by the coding sequence ATGCTCCCCTACAAGACATTGATTTTGTTAGATAAAAATGCCCCGCAGGCCATCTATTTACAGGTAGCCAACCGGATAATTGCCCTTATCAGGGAAGGAAATCTTCAGCCAGGTACTTATCTTCCGGGGAGCAGGATCATGGCGGATGTGCTGGGACTGCACCGGAAAACCATAGTAGCTGCCTATGAAGAGCTGGTGAGCCAGGACTGGCTGATGGCCATTCCCAGAAAAGGAATGATGGTGGCAACAAACCTCCCCGAAATCAAGCCACGAACCTTTCAGCCACAGCACGATGCATACGGGGAAGAACCTGGTTTTGGTTATAAAAAAATCCCGGTCATCTCGCTCCCTTCTATAAAAAAAAGTCCTAAGCGCCTCATTATTAACGATGGGTTTCCGGACATCCGCCTGGCCCCAATGGATGAATGGATAAAGGAATGCAGGTCGGTCATCGGGCAACCTTATCATCGGAAAATTATGGTGACTTCACCTCCATTCGGTAACCTGAACCTGCGGCAGGAAATGGTGCATTACCTGGCCGCCAGCCGGGGATTGAACATCAAAACAGCGAATATCATGGTAACCAGAGGTGCCCAGATGAGCATCTACCTGGCAGCTTCACTGGTAATTAATAAGGGAGATAATGTTATTGTCGGGACGCCGAATTACTTTTTTGCCGACCTGGCCTTTGAGCAATTGGGCGCTAATCTGCTCCAGGTTCCTGTAGATGAAAACGGCCTCGATATCGATGCCGTGGAAAAACTATGTGCAACAAAAAAAATTAAACTGCTGTACATCATCCCTCATCATCATCATCCTACTACGGTAACCCTCAGTGCAGAACGGAGAATGAAGCTGCTGGCGCTTATCCGTAAATATAAGCTGGCAGTTATTGAAGATGATTATGATTACGATTTTCATTATGCTTCTGCACCGATATTACCGCTGGCCAGTGCAGATCATGGCGGCAATGTAATTTATGTAGGCTCTTTCACAAAATCACTGGGGCTTTCCCTACGCATAGGTTTTATGATTGCACCTGCCAGGTTTATAGAGAATGCGGCAGCTATGCGACGCCTCATGGACCTCGGCGGTGATAACCTGGTGGAAGAAGCGCTGGCCAATATGCTGGCAAATGGTACAATTAACCGCCATCTTAAAAAAGCAAATAAATACTACTGGGAACGTCGCGATCTGGCCGGACAGCTGCTCCAGGAAAAGCTGGGGAAGTACACACAGTTCCGGCTTCCGACTGGTGGGATGGCCATCTGGTTGTCATTCAATAAAAAATACCCGTTACCTGCAATAGCTGCCAGAGCGGCTGAACAAGGCCTGGTCATGAGCGATGGCAGCAGTTATTCGCATATGAGCAAACCCTTGAATGCACTGCGTTTTGGCTTTGCCTCCCTCCATGAAAAAGAGCTGCATACGGTAACGGATATACTTGCTGCTGTATTGAAACGGCGGCTATGA
- the lepB gene encoding signal peptidase I — MKLFGTKKSASPQKKSALREWLNAAVFAIVAATLIRLFIFEAYCIPSGSMERTLLVNDYLFVSKISYGPRMPETPLAIPLVHNKMPFTRYTPSYSTAVKWGYHRLPGFSEIQRNDIVVFNLPSGDTVALEVEESMNYYELVRREGREAVWNQFHIMPRPLDKRENIIKRCVAISGDTLQIINGQVHINHLTPFSAPESEMPYLVQTNGESLNSIRLKEMGIIDEPAAGELPGQYICNLTAADVATMRSWPVVKSIIPVTYQEANPEIWPHDTASYHWNQDNFGPIVIPAKGQTVQLNTTNIALYDRVIRIYEGNDLQVKDGKIFINNQPADSYTFKMNYFWMMGDNRHNSLDSRYWGFVPEDHVVGKAWITWMSYDSDGIRWRRILQSIN, encoded by the coding sequence ATGAAGCTATTTGGCACGAAGAAATCCGCCAGTCCCCAGAAGAAGTCTGCTTTACGTGAATGGCTGAATGCCGCTGTTTTCGCCATTGTAGCTGCCACCCTGATCCGCCTTTTTATCTTTGAAGCCTACTGTATTCCTTCGGGTTCTATGGAGCGCACGCTGCTGGTAAACGATTATCTTTTTGTCAGCAAGATAAGTTATGGCCCGCGTATGCCGGAAACGCCACTGGCCATACCGCTGGTACACAATAAAATGCCTTTTACCCGCTACACTCCTTCCTACAGCACGGCTGTAAAATGGGGCTACCACCGCCTGCCTGGCTTTTCTGAGATCCAGCGCAATGACATTGTGGTGTTTAACCTCCCTTCCGGTGATACTGTAGCGCTGGAAGTAGAGGAAAGCATGAATTATTACGAGCTGGTACGCCGCGAAGGCCGCGAAGCTGTATGGAACCAGTTCCACATCATGCCCCGCCCGCTGGATAAACGCGAAAACATCATCAAGCGCTGTGTAGCCATTTCCGGCGATACGCTCCAGATTATCAACGGGCAGGTGCATATCAACCACCTGACACCATTTTCTGCTCCTGAAAGCGAAATGCCTTACCTGGTGCAAACCAACGGCGAATCCCTCAACAGTATCCGCCTGAAAGAAATGGGCATTATTGATGAGCCTGCTGCGGGTGAACTGCCAGGCCAATATATCTGTAATCTTACCGCAGCGGATGTGGCAACTATGCGTAGCTGGCCGGTAGTAAAAAGTATTATCCCGGTTACTTACCAGGAAGCCAATCCGGAAATCTGGCCGCATGACACCGCCAGCTACCACTGGAACCAGGATAATTTCGGACCTATCGTTATCCCCGCAAAAGGACAGACGGTGCAGTTAAATACGACCAATATCGCGCTGTATGACCGTGTCATTCGTATATATGAAGGAAACGATCTGCAGGTAAAAGATGGAAAAATTTTCATCAATAACCAGCCAGCCGACAGCTATACATTTAAAATGAATTATTTCTGGATGATGGGCGACAACAGGCACAACTCCCTCGATTCCCGCTACTGGGGCTTTGTTCCGGAAGACCATGTGGTAGGAAAAGCATGGATTACCTGGATGAGTTACGACAGCGACGGTATCCGCTGGCGCCGCATTCTTCAGTCAATTAATTAA
- a CDS encoding cold-shock protein → MSKSQETFGKKEFEKKKKEKRNAKEERKEERQAKNNKGKSLEDMMAYLDENGNITSTPPDPSKRKEINVEDIQIGVARQQEEVPEIERTGVITFFNESKGFGFIKDAKSQESIFVHVNQSQDPLRENAKVSFEIGSGPKGPIAIKVKLLR, encoded by the coding sequence ATGTCTAAGTCACAGGAAACCTTCGGCAAAAAAGAATTTGAAAAGAAGAAAAAAGAAAAGCGGAATGCCAAAGAGGAGCGTAAGGAGGAAAGGCAGGCTAAAAACAACAAAGGAAAGAGTCTGGAAGATATGATGGCCTATCTTGATGAAAATGGTAACATTACCAGTACGCCACCTGATCCATCAAAAAGAAAAGAAATTAATGTTGAAGATATTCAGATAGGCGTTGCACGTCAACAGGAGGAAGTGCCGGAAATCGAACGTACCGGCGTCATTACCTTCTTCAATGAATCTAAAGGATTTGGTTTTATCAAGGATGCGAAGAGTCAGGAAAGTATTTTTGTTCATGTAAATCAGTCACAGGATCCGCTACGCGAAAATGCAAAAGTCTCTTTTGAAATTGGTTCCGGCCCTAAAGGCCCTATTGCCATCAAAGTAAAATTACTGAGGTAA
- a CDS encoding PAS domain-containing sensor histidine kinase — MKNLLINEPQLTAGLSFESTLQVHDVDYRALLEAFPAAAYICDTEGFIRVWNRHAVHLFGRVPFPDLDKWCVCRRAFSTSGKPLEEAAFPVAYTLAHQQPCTGKAIILEKNDGSKRMVQMNTSLLYNKVHQPFAVLCVVGQPGVVQPGNHDLPAAVLNSTSEVIITVSNDHSITSWNKAAEQLFGYMPAETTGKHISMIFLNGDMPLSASGEHTRLSAHCQTKDQRIVDMDISLSPITMAGEKLGYVLVARNAAVANKLQQLSREGEERIRQAVAASNLGLCELDVLTDYLKLSAISRNIFGLPSAMPVNMHVFYSRIHPADVNMVREQMNMALKGINDGYLKAEFRIIRYDDDSLRWISFRAKVYSNDHHQPERVVGTIADITETQTLLEELEQAASRKTIALQRSMAQLERSNKELQDFAHMTSHDLQVPLKNLALYAEIACTNTDPGSPALPWLNKMLHTISRMNSLVEDVLEYCSLTNAITSPETVDLAVVLKEVLDDYLPLIAAREAIIEQDVLPCIKGVKVQLYRLFHNAIGNALKFAGQPPLVRVHCNALSRAEQQLLPELHADHKYLRIRINDNGPGIDKHLSERIFDIFHKGSHAGYSAGTGIGLAICRKAVQAHGGLITACNAPEGGMQIDIYLPAT; from the coding sequence ATGAAAAATTTACTCATCAACGAGCCGCAACTGACGGCCGGATTGTCTTTTGAATCGACACTGCAGGTTCACGACGTTGACTATCGTGCCCTGCTGGAAGCCTTCCCGGCAGCCGCCTATATCTGCGATACAGAAGGATTTATCCGCGTATGGAACCGCCATGCCGTTCACCTCTTCGGCAGAGTACCATTTCCTGACCTCGATAAATGGTGCGTTTGCCGCCGCGCCTTTTCTACCAGCGGCAAACCACTGGAAGAAGCCGCATTCCCCGTAGCATATACCCTCGCTCATCAGCAACCATGTACCGGAAAAGCCATCATCCTCGAAAAAAATGATGGCAGTAAACGCATGGTCCAGATGAATACCAGCCTCCTGTATAACAAGGTTCATCAGCCCTTCGCCGTACTTTGTGTCGTTGGCCAGCCAGGTGTTGTACAGCCAGGCAACCACGACCTGCCCGCCGCTGTGCTCAACAGTACCAGTGAGGTTATTATCACCGTTAGCAACGATCATAGTATCACCTCCTGGAATAAAGCCGCAGAACAGCTGTTCGGTTATATGCCCGCAGAAACCACCGGTAAACATATCAGCATGATTTTCCTGAACGGCGATATGCCGCTCTCTGCCTCCGGTGAACATACGCGCTTAAGCGCCCATTGCCAGACAAAAGACCAGCGCATAGTGGATATGGACATCAGCCTGTCGCCCATCACCATGGCCGGCGAAAAGCTGGGATATGTGCTGGTAGCCAGAAATGCAGCGGTGGCCAATAAACTGCAACAGCTGTCCAGGGAAGGAGAAGAACGCATCCGTCAGGCAGTAGCCGCCAGCAACCTCGGCCTCTGTGAGCTGGATGTCCTGACAGATTACCTCAAACTCTCCGCCATCAGCCGCAATATCTTCGGATTACCTTCCGCCATGCCCGTCAATATGCACGTGTTTTACAGCCGTATTCACCCGGCAGACGTGAATATGGTCCGGGAACAAATGAACATGGCACTCAAAGGTATCAACGACGGCTACCTGAAAGCTGAATTCCGTATCATCCGCTATGACGACGATAGCCTCCGCTGGATCAGCTTCCGCGCTAAAGTATACAGCAACGATCACCATCAGCCGGAAAGGGTAGTAGGAACCATCGCCGATATCACGGAAACACAAACCCTCCTGGAAGAACTGGAACAGGCGGCCTCCCGCAAAACCATTGCCCTGCAACGTTCCATGGCACAACTGGAACGCTCCAACAAAGAACTGCAGGACTTTGCCCATATGACCAGCCATGATCTCCAGGTACCGCTTAAAAATCTGGCACTGTACGCAGAAATCGCCTGCACCAATACCGACCCCGGTAGCCCCGCCTTGCCATGGCTCAATAAAATGCTGCATACCATTTCCCGTATGAACTCCCTCGTGGAAGATGTACTGGAATATTGCAGCCTGACAAATGCCATCACATCGCCTGAAACCGTGGATCTGGCAGTGGTATTGAAGGAAGTGCTGGACGACTATCTGCCGCTGATCGCTGCAAGGGAAGCCATTATTGAACAGGATGTGCTGCCATGCATCAAAGGTGTGAAAGTCCAGTTATACCGCCTCTTTCACAATGCGATCGGCAATGCCCTGAAGTTTGCCGGCCAGCCTCCCCTGGTGCGTGTGCATTGTAATGCACTGTCACGTGCCGAACAACAGCTGCTCCCGGAGTTACACGCCGATCATAAATACCTGCGCATCCGCATAAATGATAACGGCCCGGGTATCGACAAACATCTCTCTGAAAGAATATTCGATATCTTCCATAAAGGCAGTCATGCCGGTTATAGTGCCGGAACTGGTATCGGCCTCGCCATCTGCCGGAAGGCAGTACAGGCACACGGTGGCCTGATCACCGCCTGCAACGCACCCGAAGGCGGTATGCAGATAGACATCTATCTCCCCGCCACCTGA
- a CDS encoding YhcH/YjgK/YiaL family protein encodes MIIDTLENAARYQGLGAKFVKAFEYLQQTDFNAVAKGKYEIDGDRIFAIVNEYDTIEEAGEQMESHRKYIDVQFVAAGEERIGHDFLGDKSPSRAYSDTEDYMLFAEKPAFYTTLRQGQFAIFYPTDLHMPNLRVAGPVPVKKIVIKISVQ; translated from the coding sequence ATGATTATCGATACATTAGAGAATGCAGCCCGTTACCAGGGCCTGGGCGCTAAATTTGTAAAGGCTTTCGAATACCTTCAGCAGACCGACTTCAACGCAGTGGCCAAAGGTAAATATGAGATAGATGGAGACCGCATCTTCGCCATTGTCAACGAATATGATACCATTGAAGAAGCCGGTGAACAAATGGAATCTCACCGTAAATACATCGATGTACAGTTTGTAGCAGCCGGAGAAGAACGCATAGGTCATGATTTCCTGGGAGATAAATCCCCTTCACGTGCCTATAGCGATACCGAGGACTACATGTTATTTGCAGAGAAGCCTGCATTTTATACCACCCTCAGACAAGGTCAGTTTGCTATTTTTTACCCTACTGATCTGCATATGCCCAACTTGCGCGTAGCCGGCCCCGTGCCCGTTAAAAAAATAGTTATAAAAATCAGTGTACAGTAA
- a CDS encoding GNAT family N-acetyltransferase gives MSVIFRDILPADNPVMAAIIRRSIEEFDVPTEGTAHTDPTTDNLYQLFQTKGSRYAIAEEDGVILGGCGIFPTHGLPKGCAELVRFFLSPAARGKGLGVKLLEKAYEFAREEGYTSLYLESFPEMTRAISLYEKNGFEYLPAPLGNSGHISCTVWMLKSLFYEPNR, from the coding sequence ATGAGTGTTATTTTCAGAGATATTCTGCCCGCAGATAACCCGGTGATGGCAGCCATTATCCGCCGCTCCATAGAAGAATTTGATGTGCCAACAGAAGGAACGGCCCATACCGATCCTACTACAGATAATCTTTACCAGTTATTTCAGACAAAAGGCTCCCGTTATGCCATCGCAGAAGAAGATGGTGTGATATTGGGTGGTTGTGGCATTTTTCCTACCCATGGATTGCCAAAGGGGTGCGCCGAACTGGTGCGTTTTTTTCTGTCGCCTGCGGCCAGAGGAAAGGGACTGGGTGTTAAATTGCTGGAGAAAGCATATGAGTTCGCCAGGGAAGAAGGATATACCAGCCTTTACCTGGAATCTTTTCCGGAGATGACCCGCGCCATTTCCCTCTATGAAAAAAATGGTTTCGAATACCTGCCGGCGCCGCTGGGTAATTCAGGCCATATTTCCTGTACCGTTTGGATGTTGAAATCATTGTTTTATGAACCTAATAGGTAA
- a CDS encoding YccF domain-containing protein, whose product MNLIGNVIWLIFGGFFCAMGYFVAGIASCITIIGIPFGIQFFKIGLLTLMPFGAQVREGRAPVGCLATIFNIIWIFTGGLAVAIGHLFFGFLLTISIIGIPWGRQHFKLMSLTFAPFGKEVY is encoded by the coding sequence ATGAACCTAATAGGTAATGTAATCTGGTTGATCTTCGGTGGCTTCTTTTGTGCCATGGGCTATTTTGTTGCCGGCATAGCCTCGTGTATTACCATCATTGGTATCCCGTTTGGTATCCAGTTTTTTAAAATCGGACTGCTCACCCTGATGCCCTTTGGTGCACAGGTGCGCGAAGGCAGGGCGCCAGTAGGCTGCCTGGCCACCATTTTTAATATCATATGGATTTTCACCGGCGGACTGGCCGTAGCGATCGGGCACCTGTTCTTCGGTTTCCTGCTAACCATCAGCATCATCGGTATTCCATGGGGCCGTCAGCATTTTAAACTGATGTCCCTGACATTTGCACCATTTGGTAAAGAAGTATACTAG
- a CDS encoding acyltransferase family protein gives MNSTTKTRLLSLDVFRGITVAAMIMVNNPGSWSFVYAPLEHSKWNGCTPTDLIFPFFLFIVGVSVPYAMGTKREDPANHKSLILHALRRGLILILIGMALRMMSNWHFETLRFPGVLQRIGVVFSIIAILFIKGSRKTIAWTFGGLLVLYYILMTFVPVPGVGAPNLEPETNLGAWLDRLVFTTNHLWSQSKTWDPEGLLSTMPAVSTGLFGILVGTWLRRKDREDAVKVSWMFVYGFCAVIAGLIWDMFFPINKSLWTSSFVLYTGGLATMALATSYWLIDVQHRTRYMEPFVAFGRNAITAFVLSAVIPKLLSLIPAGNDQSLQGWINNNVFGNIFSPYNASLASALFLVFLIWIPIQIMYKRNIIIKI, from the coding sequence ATGAATAGCACAACCAAAACACGACTCTTGTCGCTGGACGTATTCCGGGGTATCACTGTAGCAGCCATGATAATGGTAAATAACCCGGGTAGCTGGAGCTTTGTATACGCTCCGCTGGAACATAGTAAATGGAACGGCTGTACACCAACAGACCTGATATTTCCCTTCTTCCTCTTTATTGTAGGGGTTTCCGTACCCTATGCCATGGGCACAAAAAGAGAAGATCCGGCCAATCATAAATCACTTATCCTGCACGCACTGCGCAGAGGTTTGATCCTGATCCTGATTGGAATGGCATTGCGCATGATGTCTAACTGGCACTTTGAAACACTGCGCTTCCCAGGTGTATTACAGCGAATTGGTGTGGTATTCTCCATCATCGCCATACTGTTTATAAAAGGCAGCAGAAAGACCATCGCATGGACTTTCGGTGGCTTACTGGTGCTGTATTATATACTGATGACTTTTGTACCCGTACCCGGTGTAGGGGCTCCTAACCTTGAGCCGGAAACCAATCTGGGTGCGTGGTTAGACAGACTAGTTTTCACCACCAATCACCTCTGGTCTCAAAGCAAAACCTGGGACCCCGAAGGATTGCTCAGTACCATGCCGGCAGTAAGCACCGGTTTATTTGGTATACTGGTAGGTACCTGGTTACGTCGTAAAGACAGAGAAGATGCCGTAAAGGTAAGCTGGATGTTTGTGTATGGGTTCTGCGCCGTTATTGCGGGCCTGATCTGGGATATGTTTTTCCCTATCAACAAGTCACTCTGGACAAGCTCCTTTGTACTGTATACCGGCGGCCTGGCCACGATGGCACTGGCAACCAGCTACTGGCTCATCGACGTGCAACACCGGACCAGATACATGGAACCATTCGTTGCCTTCGGTAGAAATGCAATTACCGCCTTCGTACTGTCTGCCGTAATACCGAAATTGTTAAGCCTCATTCCCGCAGGGAATGATCAATCTTTACAGGGCTGGATAAACAACAACGTTTTCGGGAATATATTCTCTCCCTACAACGCATCGCTGGCATCCGCCCTATTCCTCGTATTCCTTATCTGGATACCTATTCAGATAATGTATAAAAGGAATATTATTATTAAAATCTAA
- a CDS encoding RNA 2'-phosphotransferase, with amino-acid sequence MNEQQKKTKSKFLSYILRHDPASINLELDSQGWADVTQLLQKAGNRLTFEELQEIVATNDKQRFSLDIPNNRIRANQGHSIDIELGLQPQEPPEYLYHGTASRMVLLIRKGGLQKMNRQHVHLSLDKDTATKVGARHGFPVVLTIRSGEMFRDGILFYCSDNNVWLTDNIPAKYIDK; translated from the coding sequence ATGAACGAACAACAAAAGAAAACGAAAAGTAAATTTCTAAGTTATATTCTCAGGCATGATCCAGCTTCCATTAATTTGGAGCTGGACAGCCAGGGATGGGCAGACGTAACCCAGCTGCTGCAAAAAGCCGGTAACAGGCTTACCTTTGAAGAACTCCAGGAAATTGTAGCCACCAACGATAAGCAACGCTTCTCCCTAGATATTCCCAATAACCGGATCAGGGCCAACCAGGGCCATAGCATTGATATCGAGTTAGGATTGCAACCCCAGGAACCGCCTGAATATCTTTACCATGGTACGGCCTCCCGTATGGTGCTCCTGATCAGAAAAGGCGGACTCCAAAAAATGAACCGTCAGCATGTGCATTTAAGCCTCGATAAGGATACCGCTACCAAAGTAGGGGCCCGGCACGGATTTCCCGTAGTACTGACCATCAGGAGCGGAGAGATGTTCAGGGATGGAATCCTGTTTTATTGCTCCGACAATAACGTGTGGCTCACCGACAATATACCGGCAAAGTATATTGATAAGTGA
- the map gene encoding type I methionyl aminopeptidase, protein MSITSENELNGMKRISDIVANTLKEMRNFTKPGMTAQQIDDFGGQLLNKQGARSAPRLTYGFPGWTCISVNHEVAHGIPSAGKIIQEGDLVNIDVSAEYNGFWADNGGSFVVGKDIHGHQSLVDASRNILYKAIHAIHGGVKICDIGRLIETEARKSGYRVIRNLAGHGVGRSLHESPEDILNCYDRANRSKFKRFSVVAIETFISTVSDYANQESDGWTLVGNKGGLVAQHEHTIIVTDGAPVILTSANEIWN, encoded by the coding sequence ATGTCAATTACATCCGAGAATGAATTAAACGGAATGAAGCGGATCAGTGATATTGTAGCGAATACACTGAAAGAAATGCGGAACTTCACTAAACCAGGAATGACTGCACAGCAGATAGATGATTTCGGCGGCCAGCTGCTGAATAAACAAGGAGCCAGGTCGGCTCCCAGACTGACCTATGGCTTCCCCGGCTGGACCTGTATCAGCGTTAATCACGAGGTGGCACACGGCATTCCCAGTGCCGGTAAAATAATTCAGGAAGGTGACCTGGTCAACATAGATGTTTCTGCCGAATACAATGGCTTCTGGGCAGATAATGGCGGAAGCTTTGTGGTAGGAAAAGATATCCATGGTCATCAGTCATTGGTAGATGCTTCCCGCAATATCCTGTATAAAGCCATCCATGCCATCCATGGTGGTGTAAAGATCTGCGATATCGGCAGGCTTATCGAAACGGAAGCCCGTAAATCCGGCTACCGCGTTATCCGTAATCTCGCCGGACACGGCGTAGGAAGAAGCCTGCACGAATCCCCGGAAGATATCCTCAATTGCTATGACCGCGCAAACCGTAGTAAATTCAAGCGTTTTTCAGTGGTAGCCATTGAAACATTTATCTCCACCGTATCTGATTACGCCAACCAGGAAAGCGACGGCTGGACACTGGTAGGGAATAAAGGCGGCCTCGTTGCACAACATGAACATACCATCATTGTGACGGATGGTGCACCTGTCATTCTTACATCCGCCAACGAAATCTGGAATTAA